Proteins co-encoded in one Marmota flaviventris isolate mMarFla1 chromosome 9, mMarFla1.hap1, whole genome shotgun sequence genomic window:
- the Thy1 gene encoding thy-1 membrane glycoprotein, giving the protein MNPAIGIAVLLAVLQVSRGQKVTSLTACLVNQSLRLDCHHENTTTSPIQYEFSLTREKKKHVLFGTVGVPEHSYRSRTNFTSKYNMKVLYLADFTNKDEGIYTCELRLSGQPQTMPQSQNISVLRDKLVKCEGISLLAQNTSWLLLLLLSLSLLQATDFISL; this is encoded by the exons ATGAACCCGGCCATCGGCATCGCTGTCCTGCTGGCAG TCTTGCAGGTATCCCGAGGGCAGAAGGTGACCAGCCTAACGGCCTGCCTGGTGAACCAGAGCCTCCGTCTGGACTGCCACCATGAGAATACCACCACCTCGCCCATCCAGTACGAATTCAGCCTGACCCGTGAGAAAAAGAAGCACGTGCTCTTTGGCACCGTGGGGGTACCCGAGCACTCATACCGCTCCCGGACCAACTTCACCAGCAAGTACAACATGAAGGTCCTCTACTTAGCTGACTTCACCAACAAGGATGAGGGGATCTACACGTGCGAACTCCGCCTCTCCGGTCAGCCTCAAACCATGCCCCAGTCACAGAACATCTCTGTGCTCAGAG ACAAGCTGGTCAAGTGTGAGGGCATAAGCCTGCTGGCTCAGAATACCTCatggctgctgctgctcctgctctcactctccctcctccAGGCCACGGATTTCATTTCCCTGTGA